Proteins from a single region of Streptomyces sp. HUAS 15-9:
- a CDS encoding methylenetetrahydrofolate reductase: MNPGPTAPPVAPITALLQDFSLEMTGKDIPALEEAGATIPRGTRINVTFLGNENLGMRLDAARAVKRLGFVPVPHISARRLGSRADLERFLVGLRADGTADNVFVVGGDPARPEGPYEDALTVIRTGLLQRHGVRHVGISGYPEGHPAITDHALWSALTDKNVVLGSQRLAADVITQFGFDVDRVLAWVERARERGVGLPIRIGVPGPAGVRRLLGYATRFGVGTSASIARKYGFSLTNLVGTTGPDRFLRTLAREYDVRRHGDLKVHFYTFGGLRATSEWIVRFREDV; the protein is encoded by the coding sequence ATGAACCCGGGTCCCACGGCCCCGCCGGTGGCGCCGATCACCGCGCTGCTGCAGGACTTCTCCCTGGAGATGACCGGCAAGGACATCCCCGCACTGGAGGAGGCCGGAGCCACCATCCCCCGGGGCACCCGCATCAACGTCACCTTCCTCGGCAACGAGAACCTCGGGATGCGCCTGGACGCCGCTCGCGCGGTCAAACGCCTCGGCTTCGTCCCCGTCCCGCACATATCCGCCCGCCGCCTCGGCTCGCGGGCGGACCTGGAACGGTTCCTCGTGGGGCTCCGGGCCGACGGCACCGCCGACAACGTGTTCGTCGTCGGCGGCGACCCCGCCCGCCCCGAGGGGCCGTACGAGGACGCCCTCACCGTCATCCGCACCGGACTCCTCCAGCGCCACGGTGTCCGGCACGTCGGCATCAGCGGCTACCCGGAGGGCCACCCCGCCATCACCGACCACGCGCTGTGGTCGGCGCTGACCGACAAGAACGTGGTCCTCGGGTCCCAGCGGCTCGCGGCCGACGTCATCACCCAGTTTGGCTTCGACGTGGACCGGGTGCTCGCCTGGGTGGAGCGGGCGCGTGAGCGCGGTGTCGGCCTGCCGATCCGCATCGGCGTGCCCGGACCCGCCGGAGTACGCCGCCTCCTGGGATACGCCACCCGCTTCGGCGTCGGCACCAGCGCCTCCATCGCGCGGAAGTACGGCTTCTCGCTGACCAACCTCGTGGGCACGACGGGCCCCGACCGTTTTCTGCGCACACTGGCCCGGGAGTACGACGTACGGCGCCACGGCGATCTGAAGGTGCACTTCTACACGTTCGGCGGGCTGCGGGCGACCTCGGAGTGGATCGTCCGGTTCCGGGAGGACGTCTGA
- a CDS encoding phytoene desaturase family protein: MFDAVVVGAGPNGLTAAVELARRGFSVALFEARDTVGGGSRTEELTLPGFRHDPCSAAHPLGINSPAFRAMPLDRYGLEWLHAELPMAHPFPDGTAAVLARSVARTAASFGPRDAGAYRRLVTPFLTKWDTLVQDFMALPLTALPRDPVTLARFGLTGLPPSTWLMRRFHDERARTLFAGLVAHVMAPLSGFATGAVGLIFALAAHARGWPVARGGSQSISDALAAYLKDLGGTVHTDYEVKRLDDLPPARAYVFDTSPTALARIAGFGNHYEGYRYGPGVFKVDYALDGPVPWTAPEARAATTVQIGADSAEIDTALRAASRQGSAPERPFMITVQPGVVDPTRAPEGKQVFWAYGHVPSGWTGDLTDRMERQLERFAPGFRDRVLARATAGPPELAARNANYVGGDIGSGAVSGLQMLLRPKLSLFPYNTPHPAVFICSSATPPGPGVHGMSGHNAAKAVWRRLRQEP; encoded by the coding sequence ATGTTCGATGCGGTCGTGGTGGGAGCGGGGCCGAACGGACTGACGGCTGCCGTCGAGCTCGCCCGCCGCGGATTCTCCGTCGCCCTGTTCGAGGCCCGCGACACCGTCGGCGGAGGCTCGCGCACCGAAGAGCTCACCCTCCCCGGCTTCCGTCACGACCCCTGCTCCGCCGCCCACCCCCTCGGCATCAACTCGCCCGCGTTCCGCGCGATGCCCCTCGACCGGTACGGCCTGGAGTGGCTGCACGCCGAGCTGCCCATGGCACACCCGTTCCCGGACGGCACGGCCGCGGTGCTCGCCCGCTCCGTGGCACGGACGGCCGCCTCCTTCGGACCGCGCGACGCGGGGGCGTACCGCAGACTGGTCACGCCGTTCCTCACCAAGTGGGACACCCTGGTCCAGGACTTCATGGCGCTGCCGCTCACCGCGCTCCCGCGCGACCCGGTCACCCTCGCCCGCTTCGGCCTGACCGGCCTGCCGCCCTCCACCTGGCTGATGCGCCGCTTCCACGACGAGCGTGCCAGGACCCTGTTCGCCGGTCTGGTCGCGCATGTCATGGCGCCACTCAGCGGCTTCGCCACCGGCGCCGTCGGCCTGATCTTCGCACTGGCCGCGCACGCCCGCGGCTGGCCCGTGGCCCGCGGCGGCTCCCAGTCGATCTCCGACGCCCTCGCCGCCTATCTCAAGGACCTCGGCGGCACCGTGCACACCGACTACGAGGTCAAACGGCTGGACGACCTGCCCCCCGCCCGCGCCTATGTCTTCGACACCTCGCCCACCGCCCTGGCCCGCATCGCCGGCTTCGGCAACCACTACGAGGGCTACCGCTACGGCCCCGGCGTCTTCAAGGTCGACTACGCCCTGGACGGCCCGGTGCCCTGGACCGCCCCGGAGGCGCGCGCCGCCACGACCGTGCAGATCGGCGCCGACAGCGCGGAGATCGACACCGCCCTGCGCGCCGCGTCCCGCCAGGGCAGCGCACCCGAGCGGCCGTTCATGATCACCGTGCAGCCCGGGGTCGTCGACCCCACCCGCGCCCCGGAGGGCAAGCAGGTCTTCTGGGCGTACGGCCACGTGCCCAGCGGCTGGACCGGTGACCTGACGGACCGTATGGAGCGCCAACTGGAGCGCTTCGCTCCGGGCTTCCGTGACCGCGTCCTCGCGCGGGCCACCGCCGGCCCGCCCGAACTGGCCGCCCGCAACGCCAACTACGTAGGCGGCGACATCGGTTCCGGCGCGGTCTCGGGCCTCCAGATGCTGCTGCGCCCCAAGCTGTCCCTGTTCCCGTACAACACCCCGCACCCGGCGGTCTTCATCTGCTCCTCGGCCACACCGCCGGGCCCCGGAGTGCACGGCATGTCCGGCCACAACGCGGCGAAGGCCGTCTGGCGGCGGCTGCGTCAGGAGCCGTGA
- a CDS encoding O-acetyl-ADP-ribose deacetylase, protein MTSITLAQGDITRQTADAIVNAANSSLLGGGGVDGAIHRRGGPAILEECRALRSSRYGKGLPTGQAVATTAGELDAQWVIHTVGPVWSSSEDRSELLASCYRESLRVADELGARTVAFPAISTGVYRWPMDDAARIAIGTVRDTSTGVEEARFVLFDDRAYEVFAARLD, encoded by the coding sequence ATGACCAGCATCACGCTCGCCCAGGGCGACATCACCCGGCAGACCGCCGACGCGATCGTCAACGCGGCCAACTCCTCGCTCCTCGGCGGCGGAGGCGTGGACGGCGCGATCCACCGGCGCGGGGGACCTGCGATCCTCGAGGAGTGCCGGGCCCTGCGATCCTCCCGTTACGGCAAGGGCCTGCCCACGGGTCAGGCCGTCGCCACGACCGCGGGGGAACTGGACGCGCAGTGGGTGATCCACACGGTGGGCCCGGTCTGGTCGTCCTCCGAGGACCGCTCGGAGCTGCTGGCCTCCTGCTACCGGGAGTCGCTCCGCGTGGCCGACGAACTCGGTGCCCGGACGGTCGCGTTCCCGGCGATCTCCACCGGCGTGTACCGGTGGCCGATGGACGATGCGGCCCGTATCGCGATCGGAACGGTGCGGGACACATCGACAGGCGTCGAGGAGGCGCGGTTCGTCCTCTTCGACGACAGGGCGTACGAGGTGTTCGCGGCCCGACTCGACTGA